The following proteins are co-located in the Tripterygium wilfordii isolate XIE 37 chromosome 2, ASM1340144v1, whole genome shotgun sequence genome:
- the LOC119983410 gene encoding GATA transcription factor 9-like has protein sequence MFSLSLLGLLFLTMGVGGGHDINENFVGDIFDDLQKSLDFFDVGHENFSTESQLCIPYDNVEDLEWFPNFTDDFISLDGLCSTPERNSSMSFGEFKVENSKTENSSSLGQFDKQVEGKKTYGIDNTTAFAIKKQRSKRRGNHCRKRAWSKSSSNLYTLVVSDDREPKRKCSHCASERTPQWRVGPLGPKTLCNACGVRYKSGRLVPEYRPAASPYFDSMKHSNFHKKIMKKKGIRA, from the coding sequence ATGTTCAGTCTATCGCTTTTGGGGCTTTTGTTCTTGACAATGGGTGTTGGAGGTGGTCATGATATTAATGAGAACTTCGTTGGGGATATTTTTGATGACCTTCAGAAAAGTTTGGACTTTTTTGATGTTGGCCATGAAAATTTCTCAACAGAGAGCCAGCTCTGTATACCATATGACAACGTAGAGGACCTTGAATGGTTCCCCAATTTTACTGATGATTTTATATCGTTGGATGGATTGTGTTCAACCCCAGAACGTAACAGCAGCATGTCTTTTGGAGAGTTTAAGGTCGAAAACAGCAAAACCGAAAACTCGAGTTCGTTGGGACAATTTGACAAACAAGTTGAAGGCAAGAAAACATATGGAATTGACAACACTACCGCCTTCGCTATTAAAAAGCAGAGGAGCAAGCGAAGGGGAAACCACTGTCGTAAGAGAGCATGGTCGAAGTCTTCTTCGAATTTATACACTTTGGTTGTGTCGGATGATCGAGAACCAAAGAGAAAGTGTAGTCACTGCGCCTCAGAGAGGACGCCGCAGTGGAGAGTTGGGCCACTAGGGCCCAAGACGCTGTGTAACGCTTGTGGGGTCCGGTACAAGTCGGGGAGGCTAGTCCCGGAGTATCGACCGGCGGCGAGCCCCTACTTTGATAGCATGAAGCATTCGAATTTTCACAAGAAGATAATGAAGAAAAAGGGCATACGTgcataa
- the LOC120011070 gene encoding gibberellin 20 oxidase 1-B-like yields MSITSLLQNGVPVVESTLLQKQPNLPNEFLWPHKDLVSFHTQEELQEPLIDLKGFMEGDEVATARAVEFVKDACLNHGVFQVINHGVDQDIINAAHQETDAFFKLPSEKKLRGKRKPGEAYGHSGAHAERFSSRLPWKETLSFEYHNNDDSKLVVVDYFKSAFGEDFEHSGSVYQRYCEAMKTLSLALFELLGMSLGGDRLHYKKFFEDSCSIMRCNYYPPCNDSSHTFGTGTHTDPTSLTILYQDQVGGLEVFANNKWQAVKPIPDALVINIGDTFMALCNGTYKSCLHRAKVNKEKERISLAFFVCPKGDKVVRPPQDLVCRQGTRKYPDFTWSEFLEFTQKHHRVDGSDTLQIFTDRLASNPQTNNPICQTF; encoded by the exons ATGAGTAttacttctcttcttcaaaaTGGAGTTCCTGTTGTTGAATCCACTTTGTTGCAAAAACAACCCAACTTACCAAATGAGTTCTTGTGGCCACATAAAGATTTAGTCAGTTTTCACACCCAAGAAGAGCTACAAGAGCCATTGATAGACCTAAAAGGATTCATGGAAGGCGACGAGGTAGCAACGGCTCGTGCCGTGGAGTTTGTGAAGGATGCTTGTTTGAACCATGGCGTCTTTCAAGTCATTAACCATGGAGTTGATCAGGATATCATTAACGCGGCTCACCAAGAAACTGATGCCTTTTTCAAGCTTCCTTCGGAGAAAAAGCTAAGAGGTAAGAGGAAACCAGGTGAGGCTTATGGACATTCTGGTGCCCATGCAGAGAGATTCTCTTCTCGGTTGCCTTGGAAAGAGACATTGTCTTTTGAGTACCATAACAATGATGACTCCAAGCTTGTTGTGGTTGATTACTTCAAATCCGCCTTTGGAGAAGACTTTGAACACTCTGG GAGTGTTTATCAGAGATATTGTGAAGCCATGAAGACATTGTCTCTTGCACTCTTTGAGCTATTGGGGATGAGTTTGGGAGGTGATCGTTTGCACTACAAGAAGTTCTTTGAGGATAGTTGTTCTATAATGAGGTGTAACTACTACCCTCCTTGCAATGATTCAAGCCACACCTTTGGGACTGGTACTCATACAGACCCAACATCCTTAACCATACTTTACCAGGACCAAGTTGGTGGCCTTGAAGTTTTTGCCAACAATAAATGGCAAGCAGTCAAACCTATTCCTGATGCCCTAGTCATCAACATTGGTGATACCTTCATG GCACTGTGTAATGGGACATACAAGAGTTGCTTACACAGGGCAAAGGTGAACAAGGAGAAAGAGAGGATATCATTAGCATTTTTTGTGTGCCCAAAAGGGGATAAAGTAGTGAGACCCCCACAAGATCTTGTTTGCAGACAAGGAACAAGAAAGTACCCAGATTTCACATGGTCAGAATTTTTGGAATTTACACAAAAGCATCATAGAGTTGATGGTAGTGATACATTGCAAATATTCACTGATCGATTGGCTTCAAACCCCCAAACCAACAATCCAATATGTCAAACCTTCTAG
- the LOC120004915 gene encoding E3 ubiquitin-protein ligase RGLG3-like, whose translation MGNGESTYNEPHDEDPHHQPPSYAGSSMNYGESTYNEPRDEVPYHQPPSYAGSSMNYTAYQTKKKSTYIADNFNTLDQVISALREAGLESSNLILGIDFTKSNEWTGRHSFHRKSLHAIGNKLNPYEQAISIIGRTLSPFDEDNLIPCFGFGDASTHDRYVFSFYPDHRPCLGFEEALARYREIVPHLKLSGPTSFAPIIDAAIDIVEKSNGQYHVLVIIADGQVTRNADTPPGRYSPQEQATLNSIVAASQYPLSIILIGVGDGPWDAMHQFDDNIPQRSFDNFQFVNFTKIMSENMDQSKKEAAFALAALMEIPLQYRVTQSLHTVSREFVGGPSTRPLPPPREVIDHDNVVSSLPHMTAFKTDEPAAPEERVPEEMVCAICLTNPKDMAFGCGHMTCRDCGATLSTCPLCRQTITMRVRLYA comes from the exons atgggGAATGGGGAATCAACATATAATGAGCCTCATGACGAAGACCCACATCATCAACCGCCATCCTATGCGGGAAGCTCAATGAATTATGGGGAATCAACATATAATGAGCCTCGTGACGAAGTTCCATATCATCAACCACCCTCCTATGCAGGAAGCTCAATGAATTATACGGCCTATCAAACTAAGAAGAAGTCTACATACATAGCAGACAACTTCAACACTTTGGATCAG GTGATATCTGCACTTAGAGAAGCTGGCCTTGAATCATCAAATTTGATCCTTGGTATTGACTTCACAAAGAGCAATGAGTGGACAG GAAGGCATTCATTTCATAGGAAAAGCCTCCATGCAATCGGTAACAAGCTGAATCCATATGAACAAGCAATTTCAATTATTGGTCGCACATTGTCTCCTTTCGATGAAGATAATTTGATACCATGTTTTGGATTTGGTGACG CTTCGACACACGATCGATATGTGTTCAGCTTCTATCCTGATCACCGACCTTGTCTTGGATTTGAGGAAGCTCTTGCACGATACAGAGAGATTGTCCCACACTTAAAGCTTTCAG GTCCAACTTCCTTTGCCCCGATTATTGATGCAGCAATTGACATTGTGGAGAAAAGCAATGGGCAGTATCATGTTCTTGTTATCATTGCAGATGGCCAG GTAACACGAAATGCTGATACACCACCTGGAAGATACAGTCCTCAAGAACAAGCAACTCTGAACTCCATAGTTGCTGCTAG CCAGTATCCTCTCTCAATCATTTTGATTGGTGTGGGGGATGGACCTTGGGATGCAATGCATCAATTTGACGATAACATTCCTCAACGCTCATTTGATAACTTTCAG TTCGTCAACTTCACAAAAATTATGTCTGAAAACATGGACCAATCAAAAAAGGAAGCAGCATTTGCTCTTGCTGCCCTCATGGAAATTCCGTTACAGTACCGAGTAACCCAAAGCCTTCACACAGTGAG TAGAGAATTTGTCGGTGGTCCGTCTACAAGGCCACTGCCACCTCCACGTGAAGTGATTGATCATGATAATGTAGTCAGTTCACTCCCACACATGACAGCTTTTAAAACAGATGAACCAGCAGCTCCAGAGGAAAGGGTTCCAGAGGAAATG GTCTGCGCTATCTGTTTAACAAATCCAAAGGACATGGCTTTTGGTTGCGGTCATATG ACTTGTAGGGACTGTGGTGCAACCCTTTCAACATGTCCATTGTGTCGACAAACCATAACTATGCGTGTGAGACTATATGCTTGA
- the LOC119982047 gene encoding DNA polymerase delta catalytic subunit: MDTLPHIKPLPNTGGNTKAKSLHYLDSSFPNSHLLSRALPSNSKPETMNGNSRKRPPPTPHTPQPSPAAKHQATIEDEFVDEDVFLDETLIPEDEEAIILRDIEEREAIVARLARWARPALSDDYLSQAKNILFQQLEMDYVVGECRKELLPDWSGPAAVIRIFGVTTEGHSVCCHVHGFEPYFYISCPPGMGPDDIARFHQTLEGRMREVNRNSKVPRFVRRIEMVQKRSIMYYQQQTSHPFLKIVVALPTMVSSCRGILDKGINIDGLGMKSFMTYESNVLFALRFMIDCNIVGGNWIEVPAGKYKKTAKNSSYCQLEFDCLYSDLISHVPEGEFSKMAPFRVLSFDIECAGRKGHFPEPSHDPVIQVANLVTLQGKDEAFVRNVMTLKSCSPIVGVDVMSFDTEREVLLAWRDFMREVDPDIIIGYNICKFDLPYLIERAQTLGIAEFPILGRIRNSRVRVKDTTFSSRQYGTRESKEVTVEGRVQFDLLQAIQRDYKLSSYSLNSVSAHFLSEQKEDVHHSIISDLQNGNGETRRRLAVYCLKDAYLPQRLLDKLMYIYNYVEMARVTGVPISFLLSRGQSIKVLSQLLRKAKQKNLVIPNVKQAGSEQGTYEGATVLEAKAGFYEKPIATLDFASLYPSIMMAYNLCYCTLVTPEDVRRLNLPPECVNKTPSGEMFVKPNLQKGILPEILEELIGARKRAKADLKEAKDPFEKAVLDGRQLALKISANSVYGFTGATVAQLPCLEISSSVTSYGREMIEHTKKLVEDKFTTLGGYEHNAEVIYGDTDSVMVQFGVSTVEAAMNLGREAADFISGTFTKPIKLEFEKVYYPYLLISKKRYAGLLWTNPKGFDKMDTKGIETVRRDNCLLVKNLVTECLHKILIDRDVPGAVQYVKNTISDLLLNRMDLSLLVITKGLTKTGDDYEVKAAHVELAERMRKRDAATAPNVGDRVPYVIIKATKGAKAYERSEDPIYVLENNIPIDPQYYLENQISKPLLRIFEPILKNASKELLQGSHTRAISISTPTTGGIMRFAKKKLSCIGCRALLSNSDHTLCLHCKGREAELYCKTVSHVSELEELFGRLWTQCQECQGSLHQDVLCTSRDCPIFYRRKKAQKDMTEARQQLDRWNF; the protein is encoded by the exons ATGGATACGCTTCCCCATATAAAACCCTTGCCCAATACTGGCGGGAACACAAAAGCCAAATCCCTTCACTATTTGGATTCATCTTTTCCTAATTCCCATCTTCTCTCCCGCGCACTCCCTTCCAACTCAAAACCTGAAACGATGAACGGAAATTCCAGAAAGAGACCGCCGCCAACACCACATACGCCGCAACCATCGCCGGCGGCTAAGCACCAAGCCACAATCGAAGACGAATTCGTCGACGAGGATGTATTTCTCGACGAAACCCTCATCCCCGAGGACGAGGAGGCCATCATACTCCGCGACATTGAGGAACGTGAGGCAATCGTCGCCCGCCTTGCTCGCTGGGCTCGGCCGGCTCTCTCTGATGACTACCTCTCTCAAGCCAAGAACATAT TGTTTCAGCAGCTTGAAATGGATTACGTGGTTGGAGAGTGTCGCAAAGAATTGTTGCCTGATTGGTCAGGTCCCGCAGCTGTTATCCGTATTTTTGGGGTTACAACGGAAG GACATAGTGTTTGCTGTCACGTGCATGGATTTGAGCCATATTTCTACATCAGTTGCCCTCCCGGGATGGGCCCGGATGATATTGCTCGTTTTCATCAGACTCTTGAG GGGAGGATGAGGGAGGTGAATAGGAACAGTAAGGTACCGAGATTTGTCCGACGGATTGAAATGGTGCAGAAGAGGAGCATCATGTATTACCAGCAGCAAACTTCTCATCCCTTTCTCAAGATTGTGGTTGCTTTGCCAACGATGGTCTCCAGCTGCCGCG GAATTCTTGATAAAGGCATTAACATTGATGGCCTTGGTATGAAGAGCTTCATGACATATGAAAGTAATGTCCTTTTTGCTCTTCGATTCATGATCGATTGCAACATCGTTGGTGGAAATTGGATTGAAGTACCTGCTGGAAAATATAAGAAGACAGCAAAGAACTCTTCTTATTGCCAGTTGGAGTTTGATTGCTT ATATTCTGACCTAATCAGCCATGTCCCAGAAGGGGAGTTTTCAAAAATGGCCCCATTTcgagttttgagttttgacattGAGTGTGCTGGCCGTAAAGGTCATTTTCCAGAACCTTCTCATGATCCTGTTATTCAG GTGGCCAATTTAGTTACTTTGCAGGGAAAAGATGAGGCATTTGTCCGAAATGTCATGACCCTCAAATCATGCTCTCCAATAGTTGGTGTTGATGTGATGTCTTTTGATACAGAAAGAGAAGTTTTGTTAGCTTGGAGG GATTTTATGCGTGAAGTGGACCCAGATATCATAATTGGCTACAACATTTGCAAATTTGATTTGCCATATCTCATTGAG CGTGCTCAAACATTGGGAATAGCAGAATTTCCTATATTGGGCCGAATTAGGAACAGCAGAGTTCGTGTTAAAGACACGACCTTTTCATCAAG ACAATATGGAACAAGGGAAAGTAAAGAAGTCACTGTGGAAGGAAGAGTTCAATTTGATTTGCTTCAG GCTATTCAACGGGACTATAAATTAAGCTCATATTCATTGAATTCTGTTTCAGCTCACTTTCTTTCTGAGCAG AAAGAGGATGTCCATCATTCCATAATCTCTGATCTTCAGAATGGGAATGGAGAAACTAGGAGGCGGCTTGCTGTATATTGTTTGAAG GATGCGTATCTCCCACAGCGACTTTTGGACAAACTGATGTACATCTATAACTATGTAGAAATGGCACGTGTCACAGGCGTGcctatctcttttcttctttccagAGGGCAAAGCATCAAG GTGCTTTCTCAACTTCTTAGGAAGGCTAAACAGAAGAACCTTGTTATtcccaatgtcaaacaagcaggATCTGAGCAAGGGACGTACGAGGGTGCTACT GTATTGGAGGCAAAGGCAGGATTCTATGAAAAGCCAATTGCAACATTGGATTTTGCATCTTTGTATCCATCAATTATGATGGCGTATAATTTATGCTACTGCACTCTG GTGACTCCTGAAGATGTTCGCAGACTCAATCTCCCCCCAGAATGTGTCAATAAAACTCCATCTGGTGAAATGTTTGTTAAACCAAACTTGCAGAAG GGAATTCTTCCTGAAATTCTTGAAGAACTGATTGGTGCTCGTAAAAGAGCAAAAGCTGATTTGAAG GAGGCAAAAGATCCATTTGAGAAGGCTGTTCTTGATGGTCGACAGCTGGCCTTGAAA ATTAGTGCAAATTCTGTATATGGATTTACTGGAGCCACTGTTGCCCAATTGCCTTGTCTAGAGATTTCTTCAAGTGTCACTAGCTATG GTCGAGAAATGATTGAGCACACCAAAAAGCTAGTGGAAGATAAGTTTACGACACTGGGGGGTTATGAACACAATGCTGAG GTTATTTATGGGGACACAGACTCGGTCATGGTACAGTTTGGCGTGTCTACAGTAGAAGCAGCAATGAACCTGGGAAGAGAAGCTGCTGATTTTATCAGTGGAACTTTCACTAAG CCCATCAAATTAGAGTTTGAGAAGGTTTATTATCCTTATCTGTTGATAAGCAAGAAGAGATATGCTGGTTTGCTTTGGACAAATCCTAAGGGATTTGACAAAATGGATACTAAAG GCATTGAAACTGTTCGAAGAGACAATTGTTTGTTGGTTAAAAACTTGGTAACTGAGTGTCTTCACAAGATATTAATTGACAGAGATGTTCCTGGCGCAGTCCAGTATGTCAAAAATACTATATCAGATCTTCTCTTGAACCGTATGGATTTGTCACTTTTGGTGATCACTAAG GGTCTCACAAAAACAGGAGATGATTATGAAGTAAAGGCAGCTCATGTTGAACTCGCTGAACGCATGCGCAAG CGGGATGCTGCAACTGCTCCAAATGTTGGGGATCGAGTACCTTATGTTATAATTAAAGCTACAAAAGGTGCCAAG GCGTACGAGAGGTCAGAAGACCCTATCTATGTACTAGAAAACAATATACCGATAGACCCTCAATACTatcttgaaaatcaaattagCAAG CCACTTCTAAGAATTTTTGAGCCCATTTTGAAGAATGCTAGCAAGGAACTTCTCCAGGGAAGTCATACAAGAGCTATTTCCATCTCTACTCCTACCACTGGGGGAATTATGAGATTTGCTAAGAAAAAATTATCTTGCATTGGTTGCAGGGCATTACTAAG CAACTCAGATCATACTCTCTGCCTGCACTGCAAAGGAAGAGAAGCTGAACTGTACTGCAAAACAGTTTCTCATG TATCTGAGCTAGAGGAGCTGTTTGGGAGGCTGTGGACACAATGCCAAGAATGCCAAGGCTCTCTACATCAGGATGTACTCTGCACAAG tcGGGACTGCCCAATATTTTATCGGAGGAAGAAGGCACAGAAGGACATGACTGAGGCCAGGCAGCAACTAGATCGGTGGAACTTCTAA
- the LOC120013118 gene encoding probable methyltransferase PMT26, giving the protein MALGKYSRIDNNRRSSSSYCSSVTIVVFVAFCLVGVWMMTSSSVVPGQNDVPAQENKNEVKEQVIDSMASNTLQTDTTESNTRQFEDNPGDLPEDATKGDSSENNNNSAPENQEEKSNEETNQEVQQTQDGKTDGGESKTQNGESEAAGTKSGDGESDSGGQGDSEDNSTEKKTDSDETEKKSDSNESNQESHDEGDKKSVSDNLDENEKKSDAENNETESEENSDKTKDEEKVDGQIQEKVDDTDKRESDNSSDEQKDGGKVSNQSSNEVFPSGAQSDLLNETTTQGGSWLTQAAESKNEKEAQQSSKQQSEYTWKLCNATAGPDFIPCLDNWQAIKSLRSTKHYEHRERRCPEELPTCLVPLPQGYKRSIEWPKSREKIWYYNVPHTKLAQVKGHQNWVKITGEYLTFPGGGTQFKHGALHYIDFINESVPDIAWGKRTRVILDVGCGVASFGGYLFDRDVLAMSFAPKDEHEAQVQFALERGIPAISAVMGTKRLPFPGRVFDIVHCARCRVPWHIEGGKLLLELNRVLRPGGFFVWSATPVYQKLAEDVEIWKAMSELTKAICWELISINKDTLNGVGVAIYRKPTSNDCYEKRQQQDPPICSESDDPNAAWNVPLQACMHKVPTDSLERGSQWPEQWPARSEKTPYWLLNTQTGVYGKPAPEDFTADYGHWKSVVSKSYLNGMGINWSLVRNVMDMRAVYGGFAAALRDLNVWVMNVISVDSPDTLPIIYERGLFGIYHDWCESFSTYPRTYDLLHADHLFSKIKKRCSISAVMAEADRILRPEGKLIVRDNVEIITELEKMARSMQWEVRMTYSKDKEGLLCVQKTTWRPKEVETLTYAIA; this is encoded by the exons ATGGCGTTAGGAAAATACTCTAGAATAGACAACAATAGAAGATCTTCCTCGAGCTATTGTTCGAGTGTGACGATAGTGGTATTTGTGGCTTTCTGCTTGGTTGGGGTATGGATGATGACATCATCTTCTGTGGTTCCTGGTCAAAATGATGTGCCTGCtcaggaaaacaaaaatgagGTGAAGGAACAAGTGATTGATAGCATGGCTAGCAATACTCTGCAGACTGATACCACAGAGAGCAACACTAGGCAGTTTGAAGATAATCCCGGTGACTTGCCTGAGGATGCAACGAAAGGAGATAGTAGTGAGAATAATAATAACAGTGCTCCAGAAAATCAAGAGGAGAAGTCCAATGAGGAGACTAATCAAGAAGTACAACAAACACAAGATGGTAAGACAGACGGTGGGGAGTCTAAGACACAAAATGGAGAATCAGAAGCCGCTGGAACAAAATCAGGTGATGGTGAGAGTGATTCAGGTGGACAAGGAGATTCTGAAGATAATTCAACTGAGAAAAAAACTGATTCAGATGAAACTGAGAAGAAGTCTGATTCGAATGAGAGCAACCAGGAGTCTCATGACGAGGGTGACAAAAAATCCGTTTCGGATAACTTGGACGAGAATGAGAAAAAATCGGATGCAGAAAACAATGAGACAGAATCGGAGGAGAACTCAGACAAAACAAAGGATGAAGAGAAAGTGGATGGTCAAATCCAGGAGAAGGTGGATGACACTGATAAAAGAGAGTCAGATAATAGTTCAGATGAGCAAAAGGATGGTGGAAAGGTAAGTAACCAGAGTTCAAATGAGGTATTTCCTTCAGGGGCTCAATCAGACCTTTTGAATGAAACCACCACTCAAGGTGGCTCATGGTTAACTCAGGCAGCAGAGTCGAAGAATGAAAAGGAAGCTCAACAGTCTTCCAAGCAACAATCCGAGTACACTTGGAAACTCTGCAATGCCACTGCTGGGCCTGATTTCATCCCATGTCTTGACAATTGGCAAGCAATTAAGAGTCTTCGAAGTACCAAGCACTATGAACATAGAGAGAGGCGCTGTCCTGAAGAACTTCCCACCTGCCTTGTCCCACTTCCTCAAGGATACAAGAGGTCAATTGAGTGGCCCAAAAGCAGGGAAAAG ATATGGTATTACAATGTTCCCCACACCAAGCTTGCGCAAGTCAAAGGGCATCAAAATTGGGTCAAAATCACTGGTGAATATCTCACTTTCCCTGGCGGTGGAACGCAATTTAAGCATGGTGCTCTTCATTATATTGATTTCATAAATGAG TCTGTGCCAGATATTGCATGGGGTAAACGTACTCGTGTGATTTTGGATGTTGGATGTGGGGTTGCTAGCTTTGGAGGCTATCTCTTTGACCGAGATGTTCTTGCTATGTCATTTGCCCCTAAAGATGAACATGAAGCCCAAGTGCAATTTGCTCTGGAAAGGGGAATCCCTGCTATATCCGCTGTAATGGGCACAAAGAGACTTCCATTCCCGGGCAGAGTCTTTGATATTGTCCATTGTGCACGCTGTAGAGTCCCATGGCATATTGAAG GTGGTAAACTTCTTCTGGAACTGAATCGTGTGCTGAGACCTGGCGGTTTCTTCGTGTGGTCTGCTACTCCTGTTTATCAGAAGCTTGCTGAAGATGTTGAAATTTGGAAAG CCATGAGTGAACTAACCAAAGCCATATGCTGGGAACTTATATCCATTAATAAGGATACACTGAATGGGGTGGGTGTAGCGATATATAGAAAACCCACTTCAAATGATTGCTATGAGAAAAGGCAACAACAAGATCCTCCAATCTGCTCAGAGTCTGATGATCCAAATGCAGCCTG GAATGTGCCACTACAAGCATGCATGCATAAGGTGCCTACAGATTCATTAGAGCGTGGCTCTCAGTGGCCAGAGCAATGGCCAGCAAGGTCGGAGAAGACTCCTTACTGGTTATTGAATACGCAAACTGGAGTTTATGGTAAACCAGCTCCAGAGGATTTCACCGCAGACTATGGCCACTGGAAAAGTGTGGTGTCTAAGTCATATCTAAATGGAATGGGAATAAACTGGTCTTTGGTGAGGAATGTCATGGACATGAGAGCTGTCTATGGAGG ATTTGCTGCTGCCTTGAGAGATTTGAATGTGTGGGTCATGAATGTGATCTCCGTAGACTCCCCGGATACGCTACCTATAATTTACGAACGAGGCCTGTTTGGTATTTATCATGACTGGTGCGAATCATTTAGTACCTATCCTCGAACCTATGATCTTCTCCATGCAGACCATCTTTTTTCCAAGATTAAAAAGAG GTGCAGTATATCGGCTGTGATGGCAGAGGCTGACAGGATCCTTCGGCCAGAAGGAAAACTTATTGTAAGGGATAATGTTGAGATCATTACTGAGCTGGAGAAAATGGCAAGGTCAATGCAATGGGAGGTTCGAATGACTTATTCCAAGGACAAGGAGGGCTTGCTGTGTGTTCAGAAAACCACTTGGCGGCCAAAAGAAGTTGAGACACTCACATATGCTATTGCTTAG